One genomic window of Pecten maximus chromosome 3, xPecMax1.1, whole genome shotgun sequence includes the following:
- the LOC117324125 gene encoding DNA-directed RNA polymerase II subunit RPB7: MFYHVSLEHEILLHPRYFGPNLLNIVKQKLFTEVEGTCTGKYGFVIAVTTIDNIGAGLIQPSRGFVVYPVKYKAIVFRPFKGEVLDAVVTQVNKVGLFTEIGPLSCFISRHSIPADMEFDPNSNPPCYKTKDEDVVIQQDDEIRIKIVGTRVDAKDIFAIGTLMDDYLGLVS; this comes from the exons ATGTTCTATCAC GTGTCTTTAGAGCATGAAATTCTTCTCCATCCAAGATACTTTGGACCAAATCTGCTGAATATAGTCAAACAGAAGTTGTTCACTGAAGTAGAGGGAACTTGCACAGGAAA GTATGGGTTTGTAATAGCAGTAACCACAATTGACAACATTGGTGCAGGTTTGATCCAGCCCAGTCGTGGCTTTGTTGTCTATCCTGTCAAATACAAGGCCATTGTGTTCAGGCCTTTCAAAGGGGAGGTGTTGGATGCTGTCGTCACTCAGGTCAATAAG GTTGGATTGTTTACAGAAATCGGACCACTGTCCTGCTTTATATCTCGTCAT TCCATTCCAGCTGACATGGAATTCGATCCTAATTCCAACCCACCTTGTTATAAGACTAAAGATGAG GATGTGGTCATACAGCAGGATGATGAGATCAGAATAAAGATTGTTGGTACGCGTGTGGATGCCAAGGACATT TTTGCCATAGGGACATTGATGGATGATTATTTGG gactgGTGAGTTAA